CTGAACACACCAGGTAATGATGGTTGCCAGGGTCAAGACAAAAGCGATGGCACCACCCATACCGATGGCTGTATCAACTTTCTTCGATACGCCCAGGAATGGACAGATACCGAGAAACTGCGACAAGACGATGTTGTTGACGAATATCGCAGAGATAAATATCAATAAATATTCCATAATTTCTATTTTATTTCATTGATTTGAAGCGATGCCTACGCTTACTTCTTTACCTTATTAAATATAGCAATGATGTAACCCAAGGTGAGGAAAGCTCCAGGAGGCAGGATGAACATCAGAATGTTGGTAGTCTCCGGCAACAGAGTGATACCGAAAACACTACCTGCGCCGAGTATCTCGCGGGCACAACCCAGGATGGTCAAGGCAAGGGTGAAACCCAAACCGCAACCAATGCCATCGAAGAGGCTGGCTATAGGCGAATTCTTGGCAGCAAAGCTCTCTGCTCTACCCAGGATGATACAGTTTACTACAATCAGCGGAATATAAATACCCAGCGCCTGATTGATGCTGTCGGGAGCATAAGCGCTCATCAACATCTGAAGGATGGTTACGAAGGCTGCAATCACTACGATGAAAACAGGGATGCGAACCATATCCGGGGTAATCTTCTTGATACAGGAAATAACAAAGTTGGTACAAATCAGCACCGCCATGGTAGCCAATCCCATAGAGAGACCGTTGATGGCGCTGGTTGTTGTAGCCAAAGTAGGACACATACCGAGAAGCAACACGAAGGTTGGATTCTCCTTGATGAGTCCGTTCATCAAAATCTTAACATTACTCATATCGGTTTATCCTTTCTTTTCGTTATGTTCAACTTTAGATACACCGCTCTCTGCATCTGCTTTCTGAGATGCACCGCTCTCGCCGTCAACATCCTTCTTGGCATAAACGGCATAAGCCTGGTTGATAGCCTTGAGGAAGGCGCGGCTGGTAATGGTTGATGCGGTAATGGCGTCTACGGCATTGCCACTCTTATCGTCCTTAGATACGTGGAGGTCGCCATCCATTGGAGTCTTACCGATGATGCTACCCTTTCCGTCTTTCTGGAACCACGTAGCAGCCTTGGCGCCCAAACCTGGAGTTTCTGAAGCCTGAAGCACGGTATAACCCATAATCTTGCCCTCGGTATCGAAGCCTACGAGCACCTTCAGATCGCCACCGAAACCACCGGTAGTACTCTCTACGGCAGCACCCAGCTGCTTGCCGCTCTTGTCAGAGCACTTGTGGATGATGAAAGAGAATTCCTTACCGCCAAACTCCTGCTTCACCTCTTCAGGCTCAGCCACCTGGAGTTCTTCAGTACCCATCACGCTCTTGATGCCGGCAGCCAGACTCTGTGCAGCCTTCTCGGCGATAGGACCAGATGTAAGATGATTGATATATGCAAGCACGGCACCTACGATGAGCGCTATACCCACCAGCACAAGCACCATGTTCTTTAATGATGATTCTAATTTCTGCAT
This Segatella copri DSM 18205 DNA region includes the following protein-coding sequences:
- a CDS encoding RnfABCDGE type electron transport complex subunit G codes for the protein MQKLESSLKNMVLVLVGIALIVGAVLAYINHLTSGPIAEKAAQSLAAGIKSVMGTEELQVAEPEEVKQEFGGKEFSFIIHKCSDKSGKQLGAAVESTTGGFGGDLKVLVGFDTEGKIMGYTVLQASETPGLGAKAATWFQKDGKGSIIGKTPMDGDLHVSKDDKSGNAVDAITASTITSRAFLKAINQAYAVYAKKDVDGESGASQKADAESGVSKVEHNEKKG
- the rsxE gene encoding electron transport complex subunit RsxE, which produces MSNVKILMNGLIKENPTFVLLLGMCPTLATTTSAINGLSMGLATMAVLICTNFVISCIKKITPDMVRIPVFIVVIAAFVTILQMLMSAYAPDSINQALGIYIPLIVVNCIILGRAESFAAKNSPIASLFDGIGCGLGFTLALTILGCAREILGAGSVFGITLLPETTNILMFILPPGAFLTLGYIIAIFNKVKK